The Phaseolus vulgaris cultivar G19833 chromosome 10, P. vulgaris v2.0, whole genome shotgun sequence DNA window aaacaaaaaatttattagatGAAGCAGGATTCCTACTGGTATTCAAACTCTCCTTTGTTATCATGATGGAAAAACCAAATTAGTATTCtattattaaaaagataaattcaTTCAGTACATAACATGACTATAACAAAAAGCGCCATAGCTTAGATTCGTTTCCACTGTGCAAAACctttacatatataaataaatagtttgaTCTCATTATGTTACAACAAAGTACCTCTTTGACTTCTTTGACTCTGGCTTTTGATGGAGGGTCAAAATGGGGACCAGGTATATACTTGTTGATATCACTATAACATAGAAACAGGTCTCTTTTAGAAGAAATAATCAAATGTATTCAGTAGTTGAAAAACATATCATcaaggccaccaaaatgtcaaaaATAACAATGAAGCAGCTTTCTTACTTGTACACAAGTAAAACAGCAATATACAGATCTTGAAAACTCAAGTTTTCAGTTTCCTTTTGATTCTGTACTTTGTCAAAAACTCGATCTGTTATCTTTCTTATTTGCCTTTTCCTCCACTCCTTACCTGTGTAAAATGCAAAGCTATTAAACATTAGCAACTGAGCACTGTAATTTGACCACACAATTATGTGCTACTTTTAATATGCTGTATCTTACATAAGCAAGAATGTCATGTCCAGTTAATGAAGGCATACAAACTGAATTGCCATTAAATCCAGTTACCACACGTTCCTGAAGAGTGAAAGTTTTCAACCATCAAAAAGTGGTTTTATAGAAATACCAATTATGCTGAAcagaataattaataatttagggGTTTGTGTTAACAGTTAAAAGTTTGAAAGATTCTGGAAGTAATATCAAATTAATATCTTCTGCCTGAATTTAGGCTACTTTTGGTTTAGCTGTCAAAAATCACTTTGTAAAATTCAAAAGTGTTCAATTCCTGGACGGAGACCCTAATATTACAGCAACTTTTCTTGCTCTCATACTTTCTTAACCATTTTCCATGTTTCCCATCTATCATTTTCTCTCTTAAAATGGTTTATTTTCTATCTTACATCTCAAGTTGGGTTACATAAccaaatccaaatatttatttagtCTTCCCTCACTCTGAGCTTTCTTGTCCTCTAATCTTACACATGTAAACTTCTCACATTCTGGCCATCAAATCACAGCCTTTGCTGTACACAGGGAACAAATGATGTCACTGGCCACAACGTATCCCAAAAAATGGCATGACTTTAAACTTCAAAAGCACAGCATCAAACACCCCCAAAGCATGATTCAACAAATAAACAACCCCTTTAATGGGATTTACATAACTTCCCAATTCAAAAGCTTAATTTCCAGCAGAAACCAAACATAAGGGTTTTGAACAGCTTGAACAACCGTCTTGTTACTACTTTACCAGAGTTatcaaaaattcaaattaatccACACCCCACTTGAAAAGCACTATCATTTCCTTCAAAAATACCATATTTGGTACAGCATGAAACCCCAACTTCCCCAATTTCATACTTTCTTCCATAGCACAACACAGCAATAAATTCAATCACCGTGAGAGAGATAAGTGGATTTATACAGTATAAAAAACAAATCTATGTTTCAAGTTTCAAGCTTTTGATCTCttgttattattactattaattaatatttggtTCACTATACAAACGACCCTTAATTGTGGGCACAAAAGGGAAATTCCAAAACAGAGAAAAACAAGAAGAGAACAAATGAATGAAAAAGGTGGAGGAACTCAAAATCAgaaaatggaaggaaaagaGAAGGTAAAAACAAGAACAAATGAGAAGGGACACAAGGAATACCATCTAACTTGTCAAAGACTTGTCCCATGGTGTGATACCAACCAACTGAAACAAGGTTACTCTGTCTCATTTGAATCTTTGTCTCTATGGTTGTGGTAATATACCAAAAGAAATTAATTTcgattgaaataaaaaatatttatttgaaactACATCTAACTTGataaataaaaagtgaaaattttaatacaagaaaaaatttaagaaatcaaaataaaatattcaaaatattaaaatttatattaaactaaaaaatataaaaacaagcGATACCAAGGCATTTTGGTCCAAAAtagatttttcataaaaaaaattgactttgTCACATACAATTttctcatttaattttttttttaaataaattctgCGTGAAATTCTCTTACTTAATAATTCTTGAGTGGGTTTTTTCTTCGTAAAAATTAATTAggaaactttaaaataaaagttcatGATGTTTTGTAAGACTATAATTATAATTAGGTAAAAAAGATTAATATCATACACATTTTGTATTAAACTAATTATTACTTACTTTTACGATTGTATTTGTAACTCTTAAAAGGCAAACGTCAACCATggaaaactataaaaaaaaattattatattaaatatacctacttcattttatatttattttttaaaatgagtaATAGCATTTGATTTAGTATTTCTAATTATTGTTTGAGTACacttatcaaaattaaaatgacacttAACATTATCAGAAATTGATATAGTGGCATCAAAATTTTAGACTTATTTTTTTCTGAAGTTAGATATGGCTAAAGTGATGTTGATAAATTCTCATATTCATCAATTATTTTGATTCAGTTCAATAATTTTAATGAATGGTTTATTTGTTTATcattaaattagaaaataataaattatttatacgACAAAGCactttatgataataaaaaaataagttaagcGTTTTATGATCTTGACGTGAGAAAAATgtataattcaaatattttaaaggttaaattaaattatatatagatTGTATACagcaaatgataaaaataagtggtaaaatattaaatttctaaTACTAgctttttcttataataataaatttttgaatatattattGAAGAGAAAGTACATATATTTACAaatctattttaattaatactaattttttaaatctatACATGTCTTTTAATTaccatttttatttcttttacgaATAAaggtttatatttattttattaaattcattATTCCAACAAATTTTAAGgatatatttcaataaaaaaaactcaaatagTAAATCCATACTTTTcgaatttagttttaatataactttttcatagtatcaataattaaaaatgattttaaagataaattttaaagtatataaataaatttcacactatcattttataaaattgagttaccAAAAGCTAAAATTCTTATGAGTGgaaagtaatttttatattagaaaGGATTTACTTAGACTTAAGTCTAAATTTTAAgattatatcatattttatttaaacaattactttttgataatttttgcttaatttttcttttgtaaaactTTTTGCTAgttgtttattgttttaattgatttatatgtaaattttaattatacatgTACATGAAACATTTATTTTATGTGTTTATGTGATGAGTTTTGATATGATGAGTTATAAACATAGTTATTTTAAGGGAAGAAATACTATATTGAGATGTTTAGGTTGTGTATTGAATTAGAGATATTTTGACTATTAATATTGGAATCACATAGAACAAAATATCAGGGGATGAGAGTTGAAGAAGATTTATATGACCTAGTATGCAGTGTGAAAAACAAAACTTTGTCTAGTAGGTCATAGGGATTTACCCTACCACATGAGAGGAAAGATGTTCTATCATGTAGCTTTATTGTAGTGAAAACTTAGTGAAGATAATATGATTGGTGTAAATCTTTGAGTCTAAATCAATGCACATGTCTTCCATAAGTAAAGTCAAGTATTTGCGATGTATGGCATGAGAAATAGCTAGTTGGACTGAGAGTTTAACACTTGATTTAAATTAAATGATTGAGTGACTGAATATATGAATGAGAGGTGATTGttatgtgtgtgtgtttatGATTTTACCTTGTCTTATATCAACTATGATGATATTGTGTTACATGGGAGCAGATAATGTTAGAGGAGGAAAATCTCAGTAGATATAAGACGAAGATATATAAaacgatatatatatatatatattatatttttgaattatagttTTATTGTTGAAAGtatgtaaatataatattattatttatgaaaagTGTAACACCCCGAAAAataacatctaactattacaatacaggttctacatatttctatacaagcataaagtttttcaaaacattcctaatacatgattaagacatatagaaatacaaatatttacaatataagtttcaacaTCAACACCTTAAAGCTCTTCAGATCCTTAAACAAacacctgtaagatcatctgctcatgtatgtagtacagtcatcgcagttcaaacacaacaagaaaagcaagggtaagctagtgaaaatagaattttataatatacacaattaaatcaaaagagaaaaccaagttacatgatcaatttctcaaattattcaatcttcttcaaatctcaacaataaaacaatcacatagatctcacatggatctacacattcagaatattcaacaaacaacgtcttccggaatactcatattaagtaagtcctaccagagactaatacttgatccaaagattaccagcgaatccaacagaaaggatcagggtaagttcaatacaatccaagttgtgcatctcatatgtcacggtgtgcatgaactccctcatcagcttctcaccacctcatatcttagtctatgtgacttagatcatcagtgaagctcggagatctctgttaccacatagacaTTAacacttaatacacaacaaacatcagtccatacattatcccaaatgtatgaattcaattccataccattttgTCATGctatatcattcaaaaagtgatccacaatatttaaaagcgtaattaacataaaaaaacaacacttaaatattaaaccatcaaaatataatatttttacaaatttataatatataaacaaacaacccaatatataaacacacaacattcctgcaagaaaaattgaatattgggaccacgtcccttccgcatttagatcttctatcctagggtgctattaaaaattaaatttagcttctctTACATCaattgcttgttttccaagcaacttttagaattttattccccacagtttggataagcttcaagatttacgaacctaatgcaagttatccaaacagaacaaaaattcagtatataatagaataagttgagaggattaaacttctcaactgaccacaccaagattgatgactaaatcctaaggaaaaaatagagaacaaaggatttttggagtaaaaatgaacttactttgtttgaaaatctgatcgggttgAAATATTCCTTAATTCGCCAACTACAACGTGGCCCGATcatattctaaaatagatgaagattgggagagaaaattaagagagagggagagaagatAATATGGAGAGAGTGAGAGAAAATGAAAGGTACGAGGGGCTATGTAGCTTTTTAAAAAACGAtgttacaaaaagaaaaattattttaaaaaacatcaaagataaatgaaaaataaatttttttaagtgatatagatgaaaaaaattatgatagtGATAATTCTAGTTATAActcttttaataaatacaaatattatgaATTGTTTAGTTTAATACTAATGTAAGGGTTAATGGAATGTTATATACTACAActtatttataaaagtttgaCACTTAATACTTATGCTGCAATTTaagaaaattgttaaaaatataaaaatatcatttatcattaattactttattttaaataatcaacTTGATGATATGATTCCCTCTACCATTTTTGTATTTAATGACATTTATAAGAAACTTGCCTCATAGGTATACTCAAGTTTtaacaaatgttataaatatatgATTTGATTATGATAGAGATAtgatttcaatattttattaaataaagaaatatgaTATGATTTGATGTGGATATATTTTATCCAATATTTCTTATTATTAGATTTTGATTTCTTTGTTTTTACTTAATTCCttcttcattataaataaaatattgatgtATACCTAACACACAACtataagtaaataaattaagaTATAAAAAAGTAGAGCAAAACCACTATTTTtaagttttcattttaatttatttattcagaGATTTATTAGAAAAATCTCTTTTTTTTGTCACGAACTAAACTACAATTTTCCGTTTCATATAGATATATAATTTTACATCATTAGTGTTATATATAAACTATTGTGTACaatatatattcatttatttaataataaacgTAATTTACACAATAACTAAAAAATGTTGCTAtgcaaatttaataataattaatatttataattatgataGGGTTTAATTTTAAGATAATTGATTTTCACAgtacttaaatttattttaagttgaTTGTGTTATCAATTTAAACTATAGAATGTAAATGTTTGGAGTAAATTAACAATatcaactttttttaaataaatgtttattttgaaagtttcatttttaaatatgatttttactttaaaaggaaaacttaaGAATTGACCTTATTCACAAGATTTTTATGAACATTTTGGttttataaactttttcttTTGTGTCTTTTTTTACATGAACTTTTTGACCCCATGTGAAGTCCTATGGGCCGAACTAAATTCAAAGGCCTAACAACAAAATTCGGTTGTTTCTTCCTACACATCCATCCATAGCTTCTTTTGACACCCCAtgtttcttaaaatataaaaaaaattctttttttctattgatGTCTTTCATTTTGGGATGGATGATCCGAAAAACTTTTGACTATAGAATTTAGAAGGTATTTGATCTGGAAATACTTTTCGAATTTTACAATGCATGacatgtaaattaaaaaataaatacattttgaattatataattcagaaggtatttttggatttttataatgtattttttttaaaaaaaattattttagattgtgGAATCCACATAAGGTATTTCCGAATCCAAAAATACCTAATGGATTCTACAACCAGAATgtgtaaattgaaaaaaaaaatagatttcaGATTGTAGAATTCCGTAGATATTTTCGGATCTAAAAATACCTTCCAAATTCTAAATCTAGAATgtattacataatctggaagctaattaagacttccggattatgtaatccggaaagtaatcatgcatctgaaaaaagtcttctggattacataatccagaagctaattataaatttgaaaatgacttccagattaagtaatccagaatattatagagggacatttttgaaaatttgaaaatatatggaggtgagagaagaaggtatggaggtgcaggaagaaacagtcacTTTTTGACCCTATGTGAAGTCCAATGGGCCGGACTAAATTCAAAGGTCTAACAATATTCGATTGTTTCTACCTGCACATCCATAACTTCTTTTGGCACCCCATGTTtcttaaaatatagaaaaaaagatTCTTTATTCTATTGATGTCTTTCATTTTGGGATGGATATCCGAAAAACTTTTGATTATAGAATTTCGGGATCTAGAAATACTTTTCGAATTTTATTTTTGGAActttagaatgtatttttttaagaaaaaaaaaaccattttgGATTGTGGAATGCACGTAAGATATTTCCGAATCCAAAAATACCTGATGGATTCTACAATCCAGAATgtgtaaattgaaaaaaaaaaaaaaattcagattgTAGAATTCTGGAGATATTTTCGGATCTAAAAATACCTTCCAAATTGTACAATctagaatgtattattttaaggataaaatggtTTTTTCATCTAACCTATGGGTGCCGGGAGAAGCTATGATGTGCAGGAAGAAACGGCTCAAACATCGAGGAGTGTGTGaagctaaaaaataaaatggagAATTTGAGAATCTACTAAGCAAATTCCAAACAATTGAGTGCACAATGGGCATTGTATGAAGGAAGCAAATTGAAAGGAAAATTAGAATAATTTAAAGTAATATACATACCAAAATCCTTACATTCAGGATTTTTCATGAGCATCACATGCTGATGAAtcttatctatctatctatcaaGAATTGGCATTGGTAGATATACTCAAACAACTTCTTATGCATGTTATTCCCAACATGATAAAAGAATAGTAAAATCTATACAATGCAAGTTATGAAAAACTCATATGAAGTCATGTGAGATTTCATTTCTAACATATTTATCAGTCAGATCAAAGTAATGATAGAAATCATGAAGACATATGAGtaaaggaaagaaaataattttcagTTTCATTGAAGACAGTTCATTTACATGCATAACCATATCCTTTGacataaaaatcaatatttgGACTTTTGTCCAAAATGCCAAAAGGAATCATTGTTTTCATCAACTGCCACTTTATAAGCAATGAAACCTTTGTGTACAACAATGAAGAAAATTCTATCTTCCTGTGAAACACACAAGTGAGCAATGAATGACTAAGAATCCTGATTGTTCTCTTGGAACCACACAGCTGCAATTGTCAAAAGGGCAACATAAACTGCTTTAGGTAACCTTTGCACCAGTTTCCCAACACCTGGTACATGTTCAgtagttttttttgttgttgctgCAACTGTTGGTGCAACAACCAAAGTGGCTACAAGTTTTCTACGAACAACATTGAATGTTTCAGGTGCCATTTGCTTAATGAAACCGAAAAATTCATCACGATCAATTTGATCATCCTTGTTGTGATCACATTTCTGCATATTATTTCATGAATTACACTAAATTCCATAGACCATCGATTGTAATATAcaggaaaaaaaattcaatgcaGTTATGCAATTATTGACAAGTTATGTTTTTCTGAACAAATTTGTGCATTTAACTCATCTTCATATAGCTGATATAACCATATATCAAACGACTCCACTAAGTAAGcataaaaagaaagaagattcTTCGAAAAATGAGAACTCTCATGATAAAAATGTTCCATGGTGATTCTGATTGAAAAGCATGAATTACAACAGCTAGCTTGTTGAAAATATAGTAAAGCTCTAATGGAAAGTGGAATATGTTAGGGAAGTCTAAATTGTTTGTTCAACTTTTGAACTGTGACTTATATATCTATTAGACAACTTTGTTTATGTCAAATAGTTTTATAAGATGAAGTCTGACAGAGTATATGTCAAATGATATGTGCAATGACATGCCAAGTCTAATTCATGGTATTGAAACTATCCAGTGGGAGCTGAATCACTCATAGTTCTGAAATGTTATGTGTAACAAATTCCAAGTTTTTTAAGGCATTTCTGTGTGATCTTGTTCACTCCTAGTGATGATGATCTTCTTTTGCAGCATTTTAGTTAATGTTTTGTGTTCTATTGTCATTCCAtgatttacattttaaattgtgAGTTTCACCGAATAACTTATAACTTATTGTTAGTACACAACtcaaatctttttgaaaaccATAAGCTATTGAACAAAATGGTTACTTACATTCTCCTCCCCTCAGAAACTGGCTCAACACACTCATCCATATGTGCCCTAATCATCTAAGTTAGTGGCAATTTGAGCACATGATAATAGAATAGTCTTTGTTACATTCTCCTTCCCTCAGAATGTGAGTCATCACACTCTTCTAATTGTTGATTTCACCAAATAAACACTTAAAACACATCTGAAACAACACAACTATCTCTCAAGTGAATCCAAAACTCTAGCATAAACAAGTTAATATACGAAGCAGGGTTGCTTCTCAGATTCAAACCATCCATTGTTACTAAATTGAAGCAAATGAATTGGTAACGGATGATTACAAAGATAAAGAAATGTGTACAGTGTACAGTGTATTACAAGGTTAGAACAGAAAGCACCTTAGTATAGATTTATTTCCAGTCTAAAATTTGCATATTTATAAAGTAAATAGAATACTTAGTTTGATCCCATTATGCCACAATAAAGCACCTTAATGAATTGTTTGACTGTGTCTTTTGAAGGAGGATCACAATGGGGACCAGGAATATACTTGTTGATACCACTACAATGTAAAAACATCTCATTTTAGAAGAATTGTTCAAAATTTATTTagcatttcaaaaaaatattatcaaggCCACCAAAATATCGAACACAGGTTTCTTACTTGTACACAAGTAAAGTAGCAATATAGATATCTCGAAAACTCAAGTTATCAGATTGCTCTTCATTCTTGAGTTGGTCAAAAACTTGGTCTGTTATCTTTTTAATTTGCTTTTTCCTCCACTCCGTACCTGTGTACACACAAGCAAGGACATTCAGCACTACAACAACTGTATGCTATGTTTATTGTGCTGCATCTTACAGTTACACATGAAAGAATGTCATGCAGTTAATTAAGGCATAAAAACTAAATACCAACAACGAAATCCAGTTACCTCACTTTCaggaaaaatgaaataattaagaTTGTTTTCAACCATAAAGGAAGTGGGTGGGTTTAATGAAGTACAATTAtgtttaacaaaaatattaataatttaagagTTAGTCTTAACAGATAAACATGTGAAGTAATCAAACTCTACGGGATCTGCTTCTCAATAGATAAACCAAGTAATCTCAATCATAATTGAGAAAATTAACCGTTAATAGCAAAACAAATGATACATATATTGGAATTTTAACTGTTGATTTGTCAATGATTGAGGAGCCAAATCCAACTCCAAACTTAAAATCACAGGGTTTGATGTGCATACATTGAAGTGATGGGACATTTAGAAATCCAATTGTGAGTCTAAGAAAGTTAAGCAACATATTAAAAAGAAGATCATAAATCCACTTTCTTAATGTTTTTGGTTGGAGTTGGTTTCAATTTCTTATCTAGATTTGGCTATCACTTTTATCACATTAAATGTGTATTAAATGATACTTCTTATTGTGAGACTTGAAAACCAAAGAAACAGACcattaaatcatatttgaacAATAAAGGTTAAAAGAAAGATGCTTCTAACTTTTTAAAGTGATCATATGACCACTAAATGACTTCTAATATTGATAATTCCTACATGGTTGTATGACCCAGATCTATGtattcctctctctctctctctctctctatatatatatatatatatatatatatatatatacatatacttTTCATGACATCGATCATCATTAACATGGTCATCGTCATAGGCCTTCTAAACGGAGTTAGATCCAAAAGAGCTTAAAACTGACCTGTAATTCATGAAGATATTATCCAAATGTGCATAAAAAGAGCATGTTTTAAAGGGTGCAGATCTTTGCAGTTAAATTTAACTGTAGAGAATCTTGATCTGAAGTAGTGAAGAAATGAAACAAGTGGGGGGATGAAAAGGGTGCAGGAAGAGAAAATCAGAAAATGGAAGCAACAGAGCAGAAGTTGACAAGAAATGAATAACTGAGAAGGAAAATAGGAAAGTATAAGCAATGGATCCAGGTTCTATTCATgtttaaaacaacaaaaaagcATGAAATGAAATGCAGAATGCATGCACATCTATATTTATTGTTGAGAAACATAGTATAGAGGATGTTTGTAAGCAAGAACACATACCAAGTAACTTGAAGAAGATTTGTCCCAGCCATGATATGATACCAAACATTTCCTTGTTTTCTCAGAGTGTGCTACCCTGGTTTAGGTAGCTTCCAACCAAAGATATTCTTGTTTCCAGGAAAATGCCAATACCAAACATCTCAACCAAGCTAACTTTCTCTTTCAAGCTTTTATCTTAACATTTGACAGTTGGAAGTTAGAAGTTGAGAGTGAGACTCCTTTGGGACATAGACCATGTACTCCATCCTAGGTTATTTTTTGGTACACTTTTCTTTTGTTGAACTTTGGGTCCAAGTTATCTGTAACATGTTTGGGttctttatttaaattgatGTACACAACAGTTATTTTATAGAATTTCTCAATGTTTCTTTAACAGTACCTTTGAccattctttattattttgtgaaaatgaagaaaggaaacttttaaaaatacattattcaCTTTCTGTTCCTGAACCAGCTGTCTTCTGCATAAAGTAATTCTGGTTAGTTTGGAATATCTTTAGCATAATACAACTTTTCTAGTGAGTTTTTTTCTTTACATAAAATACAGAATGTCTAGTTATATTaagtgaagaaaaaatagataaatgaaaataaaaaaggtaaatgaaaatgttaaaataaattaaaagttaaaaatatttaattagaaaaaaaagagagagacaaataaaaaataatgtaaatcaTTTTAGAAGAGCAATTTACTTTCCTAGTTCTTTTTCTCCTATTCCttttcttcaaataaatataaataattcataTCTTTTCCATTTTCACGTCCTCCTCTCCGTACCATTTCATGCAAATACTGGTTCAAACATTTTACTTGAATGATAAAAGTATATGGACATTAATCAATACAAATTATTCTTAATCAGCATCATACTGAGATAACATTATGTTAGTAATATCCGAAAAAAAAGCAATCAATTTTCTCTTCTTCTATTTCTCTGATATATATCTTATAGGCATTAGCAAGCTCTTCAATCATAGAAAACAATAAAACTTTATTATGGTCATAAAACGCCAATGATGTGAAAATTTGATGTTGTAAACTCTCAATTATTAACTCTTTACTAGCTAGAGAATTATATAATTGAGAAAATTGCATTTCAACAGACATCTACTCACTGTTGTAATAGACATTACAATTCAAAATCATTCCAAAAGTCATACAAAGAGGTTTGGATATTAatcaaaaacttaaaaaaactcAGCAATGTCCAACAAAGACATATGCATATTCAGTCACGAGCAACAACAACCACTTGTTTACCAACATTTCGACCAGTGTAGAGGCCAACCAAGGCTGCAGGGCCATTCTCAAGACCCTCAACAATGTCTTCCACATACACAACCTTCCCTTCTCTAATATGAGGCAGGACGAAC harbors:
- the LOC137818959 gene encoding uncharacterized protein, whose protein sequence is MRQSNLVSVGWYHTMGQVFDKLDGKEWRKRQIRKITDRVFDKVQNQKETENLSFQDLYIAVLLVYNDINKYIPGPHFDPPSKARVKEVKENCDINLDGDIDREEFFDFILQMTADTFTVVSQKLIVTLVVAPTVAVATKRATEGVPGVGKLVKKIPNSVYASLVTIAAVWFQKKAQSSSL
- the LOC137818466 gene encoding uncharacterized protein; this translates as MFGIISWLGQIFFKLLGTEWRKKQIKKITDQVFDQLKNEEQSDNLSFRDIYIATLLVYNGINKYIPGPHCDPPSKDTVKQFIKKCDHNKDDQIDRDEFFGFIKQMAPETFNVVRRKLVATLVVAPTVAATTKKTTEHVPGVGKLVQRLPKAVYVALLTIAAVWFQENNQDS